One window of Acidobacteriota bacterium genomic DNA carries:
- a CDS encoding DUF503 domain-containing protein, whose protein sequence is MYVGVALFELLIPQAHSLKEKRSVVQKVKGLLRNRYLSAAEVGALELHQRSRIGAAIVTSDADLARRVLDEAAEAIDEATGGLLHGHTVEILPFDADIGMGSSIENLFNGNQEDGERFDD, encoded by the coding sequence ATGTACGTGGGAGTTGCGCTCTTCGAATTGCTGATTCCTCAGGCGCACTCGCTCAAGGAAAAGCGCTCGGTGGTGCAGAAAGTGAAGGGCCTTCTCAGGAACCGGTATCTGAGCGCTGCCGAGGTCGGGGCTCTCGAGCTGCATCAGCGATCGAGGATCGGTGCCGCGATCGTGACCTCCGACGCCGATCTCGCCCGAAGGGTTCTCGATGAAGCCGCCGAGGCGATCGACGAGGCGACTGGCGGGCTCCTGCATGGACACACGGTCGAGATTCTTCCCTTCGATGCCGACATCGGAATGGGCTCCTCGATCGAGAATCTGTTCAACGGAAACCAGGAAGACGGAGAGCGATTCGATGACTGA
- a CDS encoding bifunctional oligoribonuclease/PAP phosphatase NrnA: MTEMSRMLQRIREGSNFLITSHRGPDGDALGSSLALKGILEKLGKRGRVIVRDRWADPLQFIPGAESVEILDALPEDYPDSWDALFTMECPEADRCGFAILPGPVINVDHHVGNEMYGEINVLDIDAPSVGEMLLEVATGLGVEIDPPIATAIYVSLASDTGFFRYTNTTLRAFEAATRLVRAGADPGQISLELNESLRPQALTLLGACLDTLEIHFDGRVSIMHMTDEMLARTGADFEDSDGISAWGRRIAGVRVAAFLKETEGGTRVSLRAKPGADVYEVARRFGGGGHRAASGCFIAEPIEQAKANLLKVLGEAIEP, from the coding sequence ATGACTGAGATGAGCCGGATGCTTCAGAGGATTCGAGAAGGATCGAATTTTCTCATCACTTCCCACCGGGGTCCGGATGGCGACGCTCTCGGGAGCTCTCTGGCTCTGAAGGGAATTCTGGAGAAGCTCGGGAAAAGGGGACGCGTCATCGTGCGGGACCGGTGGGCCGATCCGCTTCAGTTCATCCCCGGCGCCGAGTCGGTGGAGATTCTCGACGCGCTCCCCGAGGACTATCCCGATTCGTGGGACGCCCTCTTCACGATGGAATGTCCGGAAGCGGATCGTTGCGGATTCGCGATCCTGCCAGGCCCCGTCATCAATGTGGATCATCACGTCGGCAACGAGATGTATGGCGAAATCAATGTTCTCGACATTGATGCGCCGTCCGTGGGGGAGATGCTTCTCGAGGTAGCGACCGGGCTCGGCGTCGAGATCGACCCGCCGATCGCGACCGCGATTTACGTCTCGCTTGCGAGCGATACCGGTTTTTTCCGGTACACGAACACGACCCTCCGGGCGTTCGAGGCCGCGACCCGACTCGTTCGCGCTGGTGCTGATCCCGGACAGATCTCGCTCGAGCTGAACGAGAGCCTCCGCCCGCAGGCCCTCACGCTTCTCGGAGCTTGTCTCGATACTCTGGAGATCCATTTCGACGGGCGCGTTTCGATCATGCACATGACTGATGAAATGCTCGCCCGGACCGGCGCGGATTTCGAGGATTCCGATGGGATTTCGGCCTGGGGACGGCGGATCGCCGGCGTGCGCGTTGCGGCCTTTCTGAAGGAGACCGAGGGAGGAACGCGGGTTTCGCTGAGAGCCAAACCTGGGGCGGACGTCTACGAAGTCGCCCGGCGCTTCGGGGGCGGTGGTCACCGGGCGGCTTCCGGCTGCTTCATTGCGGAACCGATCGAGCAGGCGAAAGCCAACCTCCTGAAGGTACTCGGCGAGGCGATCGAGCCGTGA
- the truB gene encoding tRNA pseudouridine(55) synthase TruB, translating into MSLDGLYLVDKESGITSHDVVARFRRAARMKKVGHTGTLDPLATGLLILCLGSATRLQSYLTGLGKTYEGEVRFGWATETQDAEGTPVGERIEDVDATSLDLEGIFAGFRGEILQTPPAYSSKKIGGRRAHEMARSGEAPELEPRKVDVKDLTILAVDGPVVRIRIECSAGTYVRTIAHDAGVAAGTGAHLISLRRTRIGSYDLSASIPSGNLTGMSPEEIADNAAFRSMREIELPLPGLMLDPMQIRAVRHGQEVVVKPPGEDREAEYADEVALSDARGTLLGIGRVSRVMKEGGPLVVQPRVILQS; encoded by the coding sequence GTGAGTCTCGACGGGCTCTATCTGGTCGATAAGGAAAGCGGGATCACTTCCCACGACGTCGTCGCGAGGTTCCGGCGCGCTGCGAGGATGAAGAAGGTCGGTCATACGGGCACACTCGATCCGCTGGCGACAGGTCTGCTGATCCTCTGCCTCGGTTCGGCCACGCGCCTTCAGAGCTATCTGACGGGGCTCGGCAAGACCTACGAGGGGGAGGTGAGGTTCGGCTGGGCGACCGAGACCCAGGATGCCGAAGGGACACCGGTCGGTGAGCGAATCGAGGACGTCGACGCGACCTCTCTCGACCTCGAAGGGATCTTCGCCGGATTCAGAGGCGAGATCCTTCAGACGCCGCCGGCGTACTCGTCGAAGAAGATCGGAGGACGCCGCGCGCACGAGATGGCTCGGAGCGGCGAAGCTCCTGAGCTGGAGCCGCGGAAGGTCGATGTGAAGGACCTGACGATTCTCGCCGTCGACGGGCCGGTTGTCCGGATACGGATCGAATGCTCCGCGGGAACCTATGTGCGGACCATCGCGCACGATGCGGGTGTCGCCGCCGGAACGGGGGCGCACCTGATCTCGCTTCGCCGTACCCGGATCGGTTCCTATGATCTCTCGGCGAGCATACCCTCGGGGAATCTCACCGGAATGTCGCCCGAGGAGATCGCGGATAACGCGGCATTCAGGAGCATGCGGGAGATCGAGCTCCCGCTGCCCGGCCTGATGCTCGATCCGATGCAGATCCGGGCGGTCCGGCATGGCCAGGAAGTAGTAGTCAAGCCGCCGGGCGAAGACCGTGAAGCGGAATATGCGGACGAAGTCGCTCTTTCCGATGCGCGAGGGACATTGCTCGGAATCGGGCGGGTCAGTCGCGTGATGAAGGAGGGGGGACCTCTGGTGGTCCAGCCGAGGGTAATTCTGCAGAGTTGA
- the rpsO gene encoding 30S ribosomal protein S15: MTTLKEKSEIINEFRTHESDTGSPEVQIALLSNRIGYLTEHFKTHAKDHHSRRGLLKMVGQRRRLLDYLKKRDLERYRAVIERLGIRK; encoded by the coding sequence TTGACTACGCTGAAGGAAAAGTCGGAAATCATCAATGAGTTCCGCACGCACGAGAGCGACACGGGTTCACCCGAGGTCCAGATCGCTCTGCTGTCGAATCGTATCGGTTACCTGACCGAGCATTTCAAGACCCACGCGAAAGACCATCACAGCCGTCGTGGCCTTCTCAAGATGGTCGGCCAGCGGCGACGCCTGCTGGATTACCTCAAGAAAAGAGACCTCGAGCGCTATCGCGCCGTCATCGAGCGTCTCGGAATCAGAAAGTAA
- the pnp gene encoding polyribonucleotide nucleotidyltransferase codes for MDRDVVRKEVTLGAATMSFETGKLAKLASGAVRVQLGDTVVLATASFRDQPGPGDFMPLTVDYKEYTYAGGRIPGGFFKREGRPTEKEILTDRLIDRPLRPSFAPGYRQETQIIAMVLSADGENDPDILAINGASAALIVSEVPFPNPIGAVRIGIVDGEIVVNPTNEQRDVSDLDLVVAGTEHAIVMVEAGAREVSESTVLDALDAAHREIRKIVEIQKQLRAEAGKETIEVAAKPRYDESVYDDLKKRVGSEVREALLTEGKSQRRSAMNALRERVVEGLDPETQAEELRAREAALNDLKTEITRNLILDEQKRLDGRKPDEIRKISIETATLPRTHGSAIFTRGETQALVTITLGTPQEAQRVEDFEGETFQRFMLHYNFPPFSVGEARFMRGPGRREIGHGSLARRALEPVLPAEDDFPYTIRCVSDILESNGSSSMASVCGGSLALMDAGVPIRKAVAGVAMGLITGEGKTVVLTDIAGAEDHEGDMDFKVAGTREGITALQMDIKVTGIEREVLARALEQARDGRMFILDKMAEVIDQPRTELSEFAPRLYTIQVPKDKIRDIIGSGGKTIRSIVEQTGTKIEVDDDGSVIIAAVDAESAQKAIDIIRGLTADAEIGRNYSGEVKRIEPYGAFIEVLPGKDGLLHVSEISHSRVDSVESLYALGDIVEVQVVAIEEGTGKIRLSRKPLLPPPTPEEKAAADADRASRERSRGDRGPRGRGGDRDRGGRGGGDRGRGDRDRGRGDRDRGRGRGRGDRDRGGSGGPPRGDHKGGSDDSSN; via the coding sequence ATGGATAGAGATGTTGTGAGGAAAGAAGTCACGCTCGGTGCAGCAACGATGTCATTCGAAACGGGGAAGCTCGCGAAGCTGGCGAGCGGTGCGGTCAGGGTTCAGCTGGGAGACACCGTGGTTCTCGCGACGGCCAGCTTCAGGGATCAACCCGGTCCCGGCGACTTCATGCCGCTGACCGTCGACTACAAGGAGTACACCTACGCCGGCGGACGGATCCCCGGCGGATTTTTCAAGCGTGAAGGCCGGCCAACCGAGAAGGAGATTCTCACCGACAGGCTGATCGACCGTCCCCTTCGTCCGTCGTTCGCACCGGGATACCGGCAGGAGACCCAGATCATTGCCATGGTTCTCTCGGCTGACGGCGAGAACGATCCCGATATCCTGGCGATCAACGGCGCCTCGGCCGCCCTCATCGTTTCGGAAGTCCCGTTCCCGAATCCGATTGGCGCAGTCCGCATTGGAATCGTCGATGGAGAGATCGTCGTCAATCCCACCAATGAACAGCGTGATGTCTCGGATCTCGATCTGGTCGTCGCCGGCACCGAGCACGCCATCGTGATGGTCGAGGCAGGCGCACGGGAAGTCTCGGAATCCACCGTTCTGGACGCGCTCGACGCAGCTCACCGGGAGATCCGGAAGATCGTCGAGATTCAGAAGCAGCTCCGGGCCGAGGCTGGCAAAGAGACGATCGAGGTCGCGGCGAAACCGAGATACGACGAGTCGGTGTACGACGATTTGAAGAAACGCGTCGGATCGGAGGTTCGGGAAGCCCTTCTGACCGAGGGGAAGTCGCAGCGTCGTTCGGCGATGAACGCGCTGCGTGAACGCGTTGTCGAGGGTCTTGATCCCGAGACTCAGGCAGAGGAGCTGCGAGCTCGTGAGGCCGCGCTGAACGATCTGAAGACCGAGATCACACGGAACCTCATCCTCGATGAACAGAAACGACTCGACGGGCGAAAGCCGGATGAGATCCGGAAGATCTCAATCGAGACTGCAACCCTTCCCAGAACCCATGGCTCGGCAATCTTCACGCGCGGCGAGACCCAGGCTCTGGTCACGATCACCCTCGGTACTCCCCAGGAGGCGCAGAGGGTCGAGGATTTCGAAGGGGAAACTTTCCAGAGGTTCATGCTGCATTACAACTTCCCGCCCTTCTCGGTCGGGGAGGCGCGGTTCATGCGGGGACCCGGGCGACGGGAGATCGGTCACGGAAGTCTTGCCAGGCGAGCGCTCGAGCCGGTTCTTCCGGCCGAGGATGATTTTCCCTACACCATCCGTTGCGTATCCGACATCCTCGAGAGCAACGGTTCTTCGTCGATGGCTTCCGTCTGCGGGGGCTCGCTGGCGCTGATGGACGCGGGCGTTCCGATCCGGAAGGCGGTTGCCGGCGTTGCGATGGGCCTGATTACGGGCGAGGGAAAGACGGTCGTCCTGACCGACATCGCCGGCGCCGAAGACCACGAAGGGGACATGGACTTCAAGGTCGCGGGTACTCGCGAAGGCATCACTGCACTGCAGATGGACATCAAGGTCACCGGAATCGAGCGGGAGGTACTGGCCAGAGCGCTCGAGCAGGCTCGCGATGGCCGGATGTTCATTCTGGACAAGATGGCCGAAGTGATCGATCAGCCCCGCACGGAGCTCTCCGAGTTCGCGCCACGGCTCTACACGATCCAGGTTCCCAAAGACAAGATTCGGGACATCATCGGGTCGGGTGGAAAGACGATTCGCTCGATCGTCGAGCAGACCGGGACCAAGATCGAAGTCGACGACGACGGAAGCGTCATCATTGCCGCGGTCGATGCCGAGTCTGCTCAAAAGGCGATCGACATCATCCGGGGGCTCACGGCCGACGCTGAGATCGGCAGAAACTACAGCGGCGAAGTGAAGCGAATCGAGCCGTACGGAGCATTCATCGAAGTGTTGCCCGGAAAGGACGGATTGCTGCACGTTTCCGAGATCTCCCACTCTCGCGTGGACAGTGTCGAGAGTCTCTACGCGCTCGGTGACATCGTCGAGGTACAGGTGGTTGCGATCGAAGAGGGAACGGGCAAGATCCGGCTTTCGAGAAAACCGCTTCTTCCGCCGCCGACGCCGGAGGAGAAAGCGGCCGCCGATGCCGATCGCGCCTCGAGGGAGAGGTCTCGTGGTGATCGCGGCCCAAGGGGTCGTGGTGGCGATCGGGATCGTGGTGGGCGCGGTGGAGGCGATCGCGGACGGGGAGATCGCGATCGCGGACGTGGAGATCGTGACCGTGGTCGCGGCCGCGGACGTGGAGATCGTGATCGTGGCGGTTCCGGCGGCCCTCCGCGTGGAGATCATAAAGGCGGCAGCGACGATTCGAGCAACTGA
- a CDS encoding EAL domain-containing protein, with the protein MGTQGLQLSVLVSYAAIQALAPIGVSLLLFHFYRRHGKRYMLQWSRAWLAFAVISLGAWFSFVYLSGVSLLSPLKWITTFVASQAGFAAAVFFFLGSWELSQGRPIRLLASRRIFQVAGILSLGLLVWLTTLVPAQALIHFAFTSSHSVILAAVFIGCGLLFARPREGAVSSCVLLVVMFGLMGAAELVGFLRDISRLNENPVAIYAASNTSVIMTAFFQAMLGLAMITSLLDDERQAAVEAASQVEHMAYHDELTGLPNRALFFDRLIMATQHSGRRGGRLAVFFLDLDRFKNINDSLGHSVGDALLRVTAERLRNVVRSEDTVARFGGDEFIVIIQGIQAPDDAVKVAHKVLEAMRRPFVAFGRELVVSCSIGIALFPEDGTGAEELVRNADSAMYRAKEDGRDRYRLYTHSMNADAVSRLELEMDLRSALDQSALTVHYQPQYDLEDGSLRGFEALVRWDHPRHGMLPPTTFVPMAERTGLMSRLGNFVLNQACAQGARWENESGASLSIAVNLSPPELLQPGLVSTVKAALRTTGLPANLLVIEITEAVAFRNEEVTVSILRSLKALGVSIAIDDFGSGYSSLTYLRNLPIDIVKLDQLFIGDIESGPDATITASMIQMAHGMKLNVVAEGVERPAQLAFLRQQKCDIAQGFLLNHPLPPGEIDIQQLLRGFDSD; encoded by the coding sequence GTGGGGACGCAGGGCCTACAGCTTTCGGTTCTTGTGAGTTACGCGGCGATTCAGGCCCTTGCGCCGATCGGTGTTTCCCTTCTCCTCTTTCACTTCTATCGCCGGCACGGGAAGCGATACATGCTTCAGTGGTCGAGAGCGTGGCTTGCATTCGCCGTCATCAGCCTCGGTGCCTGGTTTTCCTTCGTATATCTCTCCGGTGTTTCGCTGCTGAGCCCTCTCAAGTGGATCACCACCTTCGTGGCGTCACAGGCCGGGTTTGCGGCGGCGGTGTTCTTCTTTTTAGGATCGTGGGAGCTCTCGCAGGGGCGGCCGATCAGGCTGCTGGCTTCCAGGCGGATTTTTCAGGTCGCCGGGATCCTGAGCCTCGGTCTGCTCGTCTGGCTCACGACGCTGGTTCCTGCTCAGGCCTTGATTCACTTTGCGTTCACATCGAGTCATTCGGTCATTTTGGCAGCCGTCTTCATTGGATGCGGCCTGTTGTTCGCGCGCCCTCGTGAAGGCGCAGTTTCGAGCTGCGTTCTCCTCGTCGTCATGTTCGGTTTGATGGGAGCGGCGGAGCTCGTCGGCTTTCTGAGGGACATTTCGCGGCTGAACGAAAACCCGGTCGCCATCTACGCTGCCTCGAACACGTCGGTGATCATGACTGCGTTTTTCCAGGCGATGCTCGGGCTCGCGATGATCACCTCGCTGCTCGATGACGAACGACAGGCGGCGGTGGAAGCCGCGTCGCAGGTCGAGCATATGGCCTATCACGATGAACTGACTGGTCTTCCGAACCGGGCGTTGTTTTTCGATCGTTTGATCATGGCGACCCAGCATTCGGGCCGGCGTGGCGGGCGGCTTGCCGTTTTCTTTCTCGATCTGGACCGGTTCAAGAACATCAATGATTCGCTGGGCCACTCGGTCGGAGATGCCCTTTTGAGGGTCACGGCAGAGAGGCTGCGGAATGTGGTCCGGTCCGAGGATACGGTGGCCAGGTTCGGGGGCGACGAGTTCATCGTGATCATCCAGGGGATTCAGGCACCGGACGACGCGGTCAAGGTCGCCCACAAGGTCCTCGAGGCGATGCGACGCCCCTTCGTCGCGTTTGGGCGTGAGTTGGTCGTCTCGTGCAGCATCGGAATCGCGCTGTTTCCCGAGGACGGAACGGGCGCCGAAGAGCTGGTCAGGAACGCCGATTCGGCGATGTACCGTGCAAAGGAAGACGGCCGGGACCGTTACCGCCTGTACACCCATTCGATGAACGCCGACGCGGTCAGCCGGCTCGAACTGGAGATGGATCTGCGGTCGGCTCTCGATCAGAGCGCTCTGACGGTCCACTACCAGCCTCAGTATGATCTCGAAGACGGGAGTCTGCGCGGCTTCGAGGCTCTGGTAAGATGGGATCATCCTAGGCACGGGATGCTGCCTCCCACCACATTCGTGCCGATGGCGGAGAGAACCGGGCTGATGAGCAGGCTGGGTAACTTCGTTCTTAACCAGGCATGCGCGCAGGGAGCGCGCTGGGAAAATGAAAGTGGGGCGAGCCTCAGTATCGCTGTGAATCTCTCTCCCCCGGAACTGCTTCAGCCCGGACTGGTGTCGACCGTCAAGGCGGCGCTGAGGACCACTGGCCTGCCGGCGAATCTTCTAGTGATCGAGATCACCGAGGCGGTCGCCTTCCGGAACGAAGAGGTCACCGTCAGTATCCTCCGGTCGCTCAAGGCGCTCGGCGTCAGCATCGCGATCGACGACTTCGGAAGCGGCTACTCGTCTTTGACGTATTTGAGGAATCTTCCGATCGATATCGTCAAACTGGATCAACTGTTCATCGGCGATATCGAGTCCGGACCCGACGCAACGATCACGGCGTCGATGATCCAGATGGCGCACGGGATGAAACTGAACGTTGTTGCGGAAGGAGTCGAACGGCCGGCTCAACTCGCGTTTTTGCGTCAGCAGAAGTGCGACATCGCTCAGGGTTTTCTTCTGAATCATCCGCTGCCTCCGGGGGAGATCGACATTCAGCAGTTGCTCCGCGGATTCGATTCCGACTGA
- a CDS encoding anion permease, translating to MTAPELTVMAILAVAFALSMSNRVRMDVVALVVIVSLAAFGILTPVQALSGFGNPATVTIWAMFILSGGLYRTGVAGIIARHLIRFSGRSEMRLIATIMITAATVSAFMNNVAVIALFLPVVMDLARETSRPPARLLIPLTSATLLGGTMTLVGTAPNLLASDALRNRGLEPFRMFDFFSVGLVLLICGTIYMLVFGRRLLPKGDGSRPREADYSDFELDERIFVTTLPWQSLLSGKTVAESRIGTLLGMNLLAVLRSGHTRLAPEADYVLRGGDKLVVSGRMDSLQDLRGWSVARAFETSIDAEAIASNAIQLTEMTVSDDSELIGLSVADADLRGRWGVNIVAVYRGKERWRSNIQWLALEAGDRVLLQGAPEKIAALAEHDMLDSFEQIDRSELTRRYALDDSLFVITVSGESTLQGKSLAESRLGAAFGLNVLSIERGGERVVLPSSSEKIEVGDRLIVEGRRSELDLLDALRDLELTTEGAPEISTLQSPHVGLQEFILSPHSSLVGKTLRDIHFRDKYHLTVLAILRGDKVIRSRLSAVPLQTGDALLVYGPRKNLMVLGSESDFLALTKAVQEPPRSEKTFTAAALMVLTIVPVIAGMVHVSIAAVGGAALMVITGCLRMEEAYRFIDWKSVFLIAGMLPLGIALEQTGAALTFSEILTASTEQFGTRSLILFLFLLAVAMTQVVPPPATVVLLAPVAINSSMEMGIEPHAAMLALSIAAASVWMTPTNQPINLLIMGPGGYHMKDFLKVGIPLTIITLLVLMFVLPLFWPLL from the coding sequence ATGACCGCTCCCGAGCTCACCGTGATGGCGATCCTCGCCGTCGCTTTCGCCCTGTCGATGTCGAATCGAGTTCGCATGGACGTCGTCGCGCTCGTCGTCATCGTGAGCCTGGCGGCGTTCGGCATTCTGACGCCGGTTCAGGCGCTTTCCGGATTCGGCAACCCCGCCACCGTGACCATCTGGGCGATGTTCATTTTGAGTGGAGGGCTCTACCGGACGGGCGTCGCCGGAATCATCGCGCGGCATCTGATCCGATTCTCTGGGCGCAGCGAGATGCGCCTGATCGCGACCATCATGATCACCGCCGCGACCGTTTCGGCTTTCATGAACAACGTGGCGGTCATCGCACTGTTCCTGCCGGTCGTCATGGACCTGGCGCGTGAAACCTCTCGTCCTCCTGCCCGTCTGCTTATTCCTCTCACCTCGGCCACTCTTCTCGGCGGTACGATGACGCTGGTCGGAACGGCTCCGAACCTGCTCGCATCGGATGCGCTCCGGAACCGCGGGCTCGAGCCGTTCCGGATGTTCGATTTCTTCTCGGTCGGTCTCGTTCTGCTCATCTGCGGAACGATCTACATGCTCGTGTTCGGCCGCCGTCTGCTGCCGAAGGGAGACGGCAGCAGGCCGCGGGAAGCCGACTATTCCGATTTCGAGCTCGATGAGCGGATCTTCGTGACCACATTACCGTGGCAATCACTGCTCTCAGGGAAAACGGTCGCCGAAAGCCGTATCGGAACGCTTCTCGGGATGAATCTTCTCGCCGTCCTCCGCTCGGGCCATACACGGCTCGCTCCGGAAGCGGACTACGTTCTGCGAGGAGGAGACAAGCTCGTCGTGTCGGGACGGATGGACTCACTGCAGGATCTGAGAGGTTGGTCGGTCGCCCGCGCTTTCGAAACGTCGATCGACGCCGAGGCGATCGCGTCCAATGCGATCCAGCTCACCGAGATGACCGTATCGGACGACAGCGAGCTGATCGGGCTGAGCGTCGCGGACGCCGACCTCCGCGGCCGCTGGGGAGTGAACATCGTCGCCGTCTATCGCGGAAAGGAGCGGTGGCGTTCCAACATTCAATGGCTTGCGCTCGAAGCGGGGGACCGCGTACTTCTTCAGGGAGCGCCCGAAAAGATCGCGGCTCTTGCCGAGCACGACATGCTCGACAGCTTCGAACAGATCGACCGCTCCGAGCTGACTCGCCGCTATGCTCTCGACGACAGCCTGTTCGTCATCACCGTCTCCGGAGAGTCGACTCTCCAGGGCAAATCGCTGGCCGAAAGCCGGCTCGGCGCCGCGTTCGGTCTGAATGTGCTTTCCATTGAAAGAGGGGGTGAGAGAGTCGTTCTCCCTTCCTCATCCGAAAAGATCGAAGTTGGTGACCGGTTGATCGTCGAGGGTCGCAGGTCGGAGCTTGACCTGCTCGACGCGCTGCGGGATCTCGAGCTGACGACCGAGGGAGCCCCGGAGATCAGTACGCTGCAGTCGCCGCACGTGGGGCTGCAGGAGTTCATTCTCTCTCCGCACAGCTCGCTGGTGGGCAAGACGCTGCGAGACATCCATTTCCGGGACAAGTACCACCTGACGGTCCTGGCGATTCTCCGCGGGGACAAGGTCATCCGGTCGCGGCTCAGCGCGGTTCCCCTTCAGACGGGCGACGCCCTGCTCGTCTATGGGCCCCGGAAGAATCTGATGGTCCTCGGTTCCGAATCCGATTTTCTCGCACTGACCAAGGCCGTTCAGGAGCCTCCTCGCTCAGAAAAGACTTTCACCGCAGCAGCTCTGATGGTTCTCACGATCGTTCCCGTCATTGCGGGGATGGTTCATGTTTCCATTGCGGCCGTCGGCGGCGCGGCGCTCATGGTGATCACCGGATGCCTGAGGATGGAAGAGGCCTACCGGTTCATCGACTGGAAATCAGTGTTCCTGATTGCCGGAATGCTGCCGCTCGGAATCGCGCTCGAGCAAACCGGCGCGGCTCTCACGTTCTCGGAGATTCTCACAGCGTCGACCGAGCAGTTCGGAACCCGCTCACTGATCCTCTTTCTCTTTCTTCTTGCCGTGGCAATGACCCAGGTGGTCCCGCCACCGGCGACGGTGGTCCTGCTGGCCCCCGTGGCGATCAATTCATCGATGGAGATGGGCATCGAGCCCCATGCCGCAATGCTCGCGCTCTCGATTGCTGCTGCGTCCGTCTGGATGACGCCCACGAATCAACCGATCAACCTGCTGATCATGGGACCGGGTGGCTACCACATGAAAGACTTCCTGAAGGTCGGGATTCCTCTGACGATCATCACCCTTCTGGTACTGATGTTCGTTCTCCCGCTCTTCTGGCCGCTCCTCTGA
- a CDS encoding addiction module toxin RelE → MPKAWTPKDERQYEHIRQSERERGRKPEKAKEIAARTVNKQRREEGRTEKVTTSGTGNPNSPLETRTVAELRNRTRELSIRGRSRMNKSALIRAIRSRS, encoded by the coding sequence ATGCCGAAAGCCTGGACCCCGAAAGATGAAAGACAGTACGAGCACATCCGGCAGAGCGAGCGGGAACGAGGGAGAAAGCCGGAGAAAGCAAAGGAAATCGCGGCTCGTACCGTCAACAAACAGCGGCGTGAGGAAGGACGCACCGAGAAGGTGACGACGAGTGGAACCGGGAACCCGAATTCGCCGTTGGAAACGAGAACGGTCGCCGAGCTCCGGAACCGCACCCGCGAGCTGTCGATCAGGGGCCGTTCTCGAATGAACAAGAGCGCGCTGATCCGCGCCATTCGTTCCCGATCGTAA
- a CDS encoding LysM peptidoglycan-binding domain-containing protein, whose protein sequence is MQVGFSETWNGARLWLLMLVVVIAVSVPVEAASLKGSRSSLKKQNQVARQHNYSYLRNDSQVRTFVRSGYIVPIRGNSDFELVGVSSPYARPELELFLNRLASQYRDRCGEKLVVTSLTRPKSRQPRNASPLSVHPTGMALDLRVPRSSACRRWLEDTLLSLERSGVLDATRERRPPHYHVAVYPRQYVSYVAKLTGSKPEISRPAATLKKYKVQKGDSLWLIARKHGTSVASIKKVNDLGSNLIKPGDSLRIP, encoded by the coding sequence ATGCAGGTGGGTTTTTCAGAGACGTGGAATGGCGCCAGACTCTGGCTATTGATGCTTGTAGTGGTGATAGCAGTTTCGGTGCCGGTCGAGGCGGCTTCCCTCAAGGGGTCGCGGTCCTCGCTGAAAAAGCAGAACCAGGTCGCTCGGCAGCACAACTATTCCTATCTCCGGAACGACTCCCAGGTGCGGACCTTCGTCAGGAGCGGTTACATCGTTCCGATTCGGGGCAACAGCGATTTCGAGCTCGTCGGCGTCAGCTCCCCCTATGCGCGCCCGGAGCTCGAGCTCTTCCTGAACAGACTCGCGTCGCAATATCGGGACCGATGCGGCGAGAAGCTGGTCGTGACCAGCCTCACGCGGCCGAAGAGCCGGCAGCCCCGAAACGCTTCTCCGCTGTCGGTGCATCCGACTGGTATGGCTCTCGACCTGCGGGTGCCTCGGTCATCGGCCTGCCGGAGGTGGCTCGAGGACACGTTGCTGTCGCTGGAGCGATCCGGCGTTCTGGACGCGACCCGTGAGCGAAGGCCGCCGCACTACCATGTCGCTGTCTATCCGCGGCAGTACGTCTCCTATGTTGCGAAGCTGACCGGTTCGAAGCCCGAAATCAGCCGGCCTGCGGCGACCCTGAAAAAGTACAAAGTTCAGAAGGGGGACAGCCTCTGGCTGATCGCGAGAAAGCACGGTACCTCGGTCGCCTCGATCAAGAAGGTCAACGATCTCGGATCGAACCTGATCAAGCCCGGCGATTCTCTCCGGATTCCCTGA